From the Kitasatospora atroaurantiaca genome, the window CTGCCCATGGCTAGATCACTCCGCTTCGGGTCTTGGGCATGCAACTCAGACGCCCTATTCGGACTCGCTTTCGCTACGGCTACCCCACACGGGTTAACCTCGCTACACACCGCAAACTCGCAGGCTCATTCTTCAAAAGGCACGCAGTCACGAGACACACAGTAAACTGCATGTCCGACGCTCCCACGGCTTGTAGGCACACGGTTTCAGGTACTATTTCACTCCGCTCCCGCGGTACTTTTCACCATTCCCTCACGGTACTATCCGCTATCGGTCACCAGGGAATATTTAGGCTTAGCGGGTGGTCCCGCCAGATTCACACGGGATTTCTCGGGCCCCGTGCTACTTGGGAAATGAGCAAGCAAGCCGCTGATGTTTCGTCTACGGGGGTCTTACCCTCTACGCCGGACCTTTCGCATGTCCTTCGACTACACCAACGGTTTCTGACTCGCCGACCGGCCGGCAGACCGATCAAGCTCACTCCCACGACCCCGAAACGGCAACCCCTGCCGGGTCTCACACCATCTCGGTTTAGCCTCATCCGGTTTCGCTCGCCACTACTCCCGGAATCACGGTTGTTTTCTCTTCCTGCGGGTACTGAGATGTTTCACTTCCCCGCGTTCCCTCCACATACCCTATGTGTTCAGGTATGGGTGACAGCCCATGACGACTGCCGGGTTTCCCCATTCGGAAACCCCCGGATCAAAGCCTGGTTGACGGCTCCCCGGGGACTATCGTGGCCTCCCACGTCCTTCATCGGTTCCTGGTGCCAAGGCATCCACCGTGCGCCCTTAAAAACTTGGCCACAGATGCTCGCGTCCACTGTGCAGTTCTCAAACAACGACCAGTCACCCACCTACGACGCTCACCAGGAGCGCTGTCAGTGGGACCGGCATCTCTGAAGCAACGACCATGACGGCCGTTCCCTCAGGACCCAACAACGTGCCCGACACACCCGACCCATGAACCGTCTTCCACGCACCGAAGTGCAGTACTGGCGGCCATCAACCGAGCGTGCCGAATAGTCAACGTTCCACCCATGAGCAACCAACTCGAGGCGTTCGCTCGAGTCTGGCTATGTGCTCCTTAGAAAGGAGGTGATCCAGCCGCACCTTCCGGTACGGCTACCTTGTTACGACTTCGTCCCAATCGCTGGTCCCACCTTCGACGGCTCCTCCCCTTACGGGTTAGGCCACCGGCTTCGGGTGTTACCGACTTTCGTGACGTGACGGGCGGTGTGTACAAGGCCCGGGAACGTATTCACCGCAGCATGCTGATCTGCGATTACTAGCAACTCCAACTTCATGGGGTCGAGTTGCAGACCCCAATCCGAACTGAGGCCGGCTTTTTGGGATTCGCTCCGCCTCGCGGCATCGCAGCCCTTTGTACCGACCATTGTAGCACGTGTGCAGCCCAAGACATAAGGGGCATGATGATTTGACGTCGTCCCCACCTTCCTCCGAGTTGACCCCGGCAGTCTCCTGTGAGTCCCCATCACCCCGAAAGGCATGCTGGCAACACAGAACAAGGGTTGCGCTCGTTGCGGGACTTAACCCAACATCTCACGACACGAGCTGACGACAACCATGCACCACCTGTATACCGACCACAAGGGGGCGACTATCTCTAGCCGTTTCCGGTATATGTCAAGCCTTGGTAAGGTTCTTCGCGTTGCGTCGAATTAAGCCACATGCTCCGCTGCTTGTGCGGGCCCCCGTCAATTCCTTTGAGTTTTAGCCTTGCGGCCGTACTCCCCAGGCGGGGAACTTAATGCGTTAGCTGCGGCACCGACGACGTGGAATGTCGCCAACACCTAGTTCCCAACGTTTACGGCGTGGACTACCAGGGTATCTAATCCTGTTCGCTCCCCACGCTTTCGCTCCTCAGCGTCAGTAATGGCCCAGAGATCCGCCTTCGCCACCGGTGTTCCTCCTGATATCTGCGCATTTCACCGCTACACCAGGAATTCCGATCTCCCCTACCACACTCCAGCCTGCCCGTATCGAATGCAGACCCGGGGTTAAGCCCCGGGCTTTCACATCCGACGCGACAGGCCGCCTACGAGCTCTTTACGCCCAATAATTCCGGACAACGCTCGCACCCTACGTATTACCGCGGCTGCTGGCACGTAGTTAGCCGGTGCTTCTTCTGCAGGTACCGTCACTTGCGCTTCTTCCCTGCTGAAAGAGGTTTACAACCCGAAGGCCGTCATCCCTCACGCGGCGTCGCTGCATCAGGCTTTCGCCCATTGTGCAATATTCCCCACTGCTGCCTCCCGTAGGAGTCTGGGCCGTGTCTCAGTCCCAGTGTGGCCGGTCGCCCTCTCAGGCCGGCTACCCGTCGTCGCCTTGGTGGGCCGTTACCCCACCAACAAGCTGATAGGCCGCGGGATCATCCTGCACCGCCGGAGCTTTCCACCCACCCCCATGCGGAGGCAGGTCATATCCGGTATTAGACCTCGTTTCCAAGGCTTGTCCCAGAGTGCAGGGCAGATTTCCCACGTGTTACTCACCCGTTCGCCACTAATCCACTCCGAAGAGCTTCATCGTTCGACTTGCATGTGTTAAGCACGCCGCCAGCGTTCGTCCTGAGCCAGGATCAAACTCTCCGTGAATGTTTACCCGTAATCGGGTGAGACACTCGCGTTGAGCGGCACGGCAACCACCGGAATAGGGTGATCCCGCGCACTGCGTCCTCGCTGTGTTTTTACTTCAAAAGGAATCTCCAACCCGGACCGAAGTCCAGGCCGGGGATGTCAACATATCTGGCGTTGACTTTTGGCACGCTGTTGAGTTCTCAAGGAACGGACACTTCCTTCAAAACACTCTCGTGTCTCTCCGGGCGCTTCGTTCTTTCGTGTTTCAAGCTTATCAGATGATTTCCGCCCCGTTTTCCGGAGTTTCACTCACCAGACCCGCTTTTCTTCGCCCCTCGCGGTGCGACTCCGGAACTGTACGGGGCCCGCGCCCCCACAAGCAAATCCGCCCGGGCCACGGCTGCCCCGTGGGTAGCGGACCCAGTGCTTCCGGTGCGGCTGAATCCTTCGAATGACCCAACAGCCACCCGAGTGCGCCCCTGCACCCCCGTCCCCCGCTCGGAGCCGTCCCGCTGGACAAGTCGAGTCGGCCACCCCGCCGTAGAGTCGAGACAGGGGTGACCGAGGAAGGTGATGAGGTGACCCAGATCGATGTCTCGCACGTGGTCAAGGCTGCGCGGGTCGACCCGCCGGCTCCCCAGGGGGCCGGGGTGTTCCCCGGCGACGTGAAGCCGGTCGAGCAGGCCTTAGCCGCCCGGGGGCTGCTGGACCCGGGCTTCGTCGACGGTTCGTTCGGCACTCTGACCCTCAACGCGTACAGCCGTCTGCAACAGTCGTTCGGCTTCAGCGGCAGTGATGCGGACGGCATCCCCGGCGCCGGCTCTCTCGCCAGGCTCGGCAGGGAGAGCGGCCTCTTCTCCGTCGTCGACGGGACGACCCCGCAGGACGACGCGCAAGGCCATGGGATTCCGCTGTCGGACGTGGTCTACGACAAGGTCGTGGACGGCAGCACGAGCGCCGCCATCCGCGAGGCCTGCGACCTCATGGGGCTTCCGGTGAACGGGTGATTCGACGGCTACATGACGATCGCCGTCCGTGAGTCCACCTACTTCTTCAATGCCGTCAACACCAACGACCGAAATGCGCACGGCCCACTCCAGTCGGACGACTGCCCGCTCTACTGCTCCCGCGGCGTGGTGCAGTGCATCCCCCCGACGTTCGCGACCTATCACCAACCGGGCACGTCGAATCACATCTACGACGGGGTGGCGAACATCGCCGCGTCGATGAACTACGTCATGGACACCTACAAAGTCGCCCGCGACGGCCACAACCTCACGACCAAGGTCCAGCAGGCCGACCCCAACCGCCCGCCCGCCGGGTACTGACGGACGCACACGACCCCGGCACGGGAAGTCCGTGCCGGGGTCGTGCGGCGTATCGAGAGAGGGGCCCGTCAGACCCGGCCCATCTCCTCTGCGATCGCGGCGGCGAACGCATCGATGTCGGCCTCGGTGGTGTCGAAGGCGGCCATCCAGCGCACCTCGCCGGTGTGCTCGTTCCAGAAGTAGAAGCGGTAGCGCTTCTGCAGGCGCTCGCTGACCTCGCGCGGCAGCAGGGCGAAGACCGCGTTGGCCTGGACGGGCCGGACGATGGTCACACCGTCGATGTTCTCGACGGCATCGGCCAGTCGCTTGGCCATGGCGTTCGAGTGCGCGGCGTTGCGCAGCCAGAGGTCGCCGGCCAGCAGGGCCTCGAACTGGACGGAGACGAAGCGCATCTTCGAAGCGAGCTGCATCGACATCTTGCGCAGGTACTTCAGGTCCCGCACCCGCTCGGGGTTGAGCACGACGACGGCCTCGCCGAGCAGCAGACCGTTCTTCGTGCCGCCGAAGGAGAGCACGTCCACACCGGCGTCCGTGGTGAACGCGCGCAGCGGCAGGCCGAGCGACGCGGCCGCGTTGGCGATGCGCGAGCCGTCCAGGTGCACGAGCATGCCGTGCTCGTGGGCGTGGTCGCAGATCGCCTTGATCTCCTCGGCGGTGTACAGGGTGCCGAGCTCGGTGCTCTGGGTGATGGAGACCGCGAGCGGCTGCGCGCGGTGCTCGTCGCCCCAGCCCCAGGCCTGCCGGTCGATGAGCTCGGGGGTGAGCTTGCCGTCCGGCGTGGGGACGGTGAGGAGCTTGAGACCGGCGATCTTCTCGGGGGCTCCGCACTCGTCGACGTTGATGTGCGCGCTCTCGGCGGCGACGACCGCGCCCCAGCGCGGCAGCAGCGCCTGGAGGGCCACGACGTTGGCGCCGGTCCCGTTGAAGACGGGGTAGGCCTCGGCCTTGTCGCCGAAGTGCTTACGGAACACCGTCTGCAGGTGCTCGGTGTACTGGTCCTCACCGTAGGCGACCTGGTGGCCGTCGTTGGCGAGGGCGATCGCGGCCAGGATCTCCGGGTGCACGCCCGCATAGTTGTCGCTGGCGAAGCCGCGGACGGCGGGGTCGTGCCGCCGTACTGCGTCGGTACGAGAGGTCATCGGGCTGTCAGCCACAGGTGCTGTCCGTTCAGTTCTGCTGCGGGGCGGTCCCAGAGGCCCGCCAGGGTGTCGGCGAGGTCGGCGGTGTCGGTGAAGCCGGCGAACTTCGCCTCCGGCTTCTCGGTCCGCATCTCCGGGGTGACCAGGGCCTTGATCACCAGGATGGCGGCCGCGGCGGTGGGCTCGCCGTCCTCGGAGGTGGTCTCCTTCTTGAAGGAGTCCGCCATGGAGAGGGTCCAGGCCTCGCTCGCGGCCTTGGCGGCGGCGTAGGCGGCCCCGCCGGCGGTCGGCTTGTGGGCCGAGGACGCCGAGACGATCGCGTACCGGCCGGACTCGCTGCGGACCAGCGCGGGCTGGAACGCCAGCGAGGTGTGCTGGAGCGTGCGCACCACGGTGTCGTGCAGGAAGTCCCAGTCGTCGATCCGGGTGTCGAAGAAGGTCTTGCTGCCCCGCCAGCCGCCGACGAGGTGGAAGACGCCGTCGACGTGGCCGTGCTCGGCCTCCAGGTGGTCGGCCCAGTCGTGGACCTCCTGCGGGTCGAGCAGGTCGATGACCTGGCCGCTGACCTTGGCGCCGGGAACGGCGGTGCGGACGGAGTCCAGCGCCGCGTCGAGGCGCTGCGGGTCGATGTCGGCGCCGATCACGGTGGCGCCGTCGGCCGCGAGGCGGCGCATCACGGCCTGGCCGGCGGGGCCGCTGGCCCCGGCGACGGCGACGACCTTCCCGGTGAGGGCGCTCATGCGGCGGCTCCCTGCAGGCCGGCGCCGGTGATGCCGGTGGTGGCGGCGATGACGCCGCTCAGCTTCTTGGAGAGGGCCTCGTAGAACATGCTGAGCGGGAACTCGTCCGGCAGGACGGCGTCGCACAGGGCCTTGTTGAGGGCCTTGCCGTCGGCGGTGCCGAGCGGGAGCGCCTCGGGGCCCTTGGCCCAGGTGGAGGCCGGGTGCGGGGTGAGGTACTTGGAGACCAGCTGGTACGCGGCGATCCAGTGGGCGGTCTTCGGCCGGTCGATGCCCTCGCGGTAGAGGGTCTCGATCTCGCCGCAGAGGGCGTTGGTGACCTCGGCGACGCGGTCCCAGTCGATGGTGAGACGGTTGTCGCGCCAGCGCAGCGCGTCGTGCTTGTGCAGGTACGCGAAGAGCAGCTGGCCGCCCATGCCGTCGTAGTTGCGCACGCGGTCACCGCTGACCGGGAAGCGGAACATCCGGTCGAAGAGGATCGCGTACTGGACGTCGCGGCCCTGGGTGTAGCCCTCGGCCTCCAGGCGGACGGCCTCCTTGAAGGCGGTCAGGTCGCAGCGGAGCTCCTCCAGGCCGTACATCCAGAACGGGCTGCGCTGCTTGATCATGAAGGGGTCGAACGGCAGGTCGCCGTGGCTGTGGGTGCGGTCGTGGACCAGGTCCCACAGGACGAAGGTCTGCTGGGCGCGCTGCTGGTCCTCGAGCAGGCCGGCGGCGTCGGCGGGGATCTCCAGGCCGAGCAGCTCGACGGCGCTGGTGGTGACGGCGCGGAAGCGGGCGGCCTCGCGGTCGCAGAAGATGCCGCCCCAGGTGAAACGTTCCGGCGCCTGGCGGACGGCCACGGTCTCCGGGAAGAGCACGGCGGAGTTGGTGTCGTAACCGGCGGTGAAGTCCGTGAAGGTGATCGGCACGAACATCGGGTTGTCGAAGCGGGTGCGCTCCAGCTCGGCCAGCCAGTCGGGCCAGACCACCTTGAGCAGGACGGCCTCGAGGTTGCGGTCCGGGTTGCCGTTCTGGGTGTACATCGGGAAGACCACGAGGTGCTCGAGGCCGTCCTCGCGCTGCGCGGCGGGCTGGAAGGCGAGCAGCGAGTCGAGGAAGTCGGGCTCGCGGTACCCGGTGTCGGCCCATTTGCGCAGGTCGGCGCGGACGGCGGTGAGGTAGTCCGCGTCGTGCGGGAAGAGCGGGGCGAGCTCCTCGACGGCGGAGAGCACGGTGTCGACCAGGGGGTCGACCGTGCTCCGCTGGACGGCGGACAGGTCGATGGAGCCGTCCTTGGACTGGAGGGGCCGCAGCGCCTCGACGGCGTCCTTGAGCCGCAGCCAGGCGGGGTGGGCCGCGTGGGTGGACTGCTCAGCCGGGGCGTCAACGGGAAGGTCGACCGCCACAGCGAGCCTTGGCGAGAGATTCTTCATCTGAGACTCACTTAGACAGGAGTTATTTCGACATAGACACCATAGGTTCGAAAGGTTCTCCTGTTCAAGGGGGGACGGATCTCGTATCGCTGCGCGGCCCCGCTGTCCGCTATCTGGACACCCGTACGGATGATCTGGACAGATGTATCGGCGGGATGCGAATCTCCCGCCATGCTCCCGGCGGTGAATCCCGTGGCGGTCCGCCACCTCGACCTGCTCCGGGTGTGCTCCTGTTGTCGCGCGCACGGCTGTTGCCGGCGCTGACGCCCGGCTCGGGAGGCACCGCGGAGACGGTGCCGTACGCCGACCATGCCTCTTGCCCCGCAGCGCCGCCACCGGGAGATCCGGTGTCTTCACCGCGCACGGTGGGCACTCTTCC encodes:
- a CDS encoding DUF6421 family protein, which gives rise to MKNLSPRLAVAVDLPVDAPAEQSTHAAHPAWLRLKDAVEALRPLQSKDGSIDLSAVQRSTVDPLVDTVLSAVEELAPLFPHDADYLTAVRADLRKWADTGYREPDFLDSLLAFQPAAQREDGLEHLVVFPMYTQNGNPDRNLEAVLLKVVWPDWLAELERTRFDNPMFVPITFTDFTAGYDTNSAVLFPETVAVRQAPERFTWGGIFCDREAARFRAVTTSAVELLGLEIPADAAGLLEDQQRAQQTFVLWDLVHDRTHSHGDLPFDPFMIKQRSPFWMYGLEELRCDLTAFKEAVRLEAEGYTQGRDVQYAILFDRMFRFPVSGDRVRNYDGMGGQLLFAYLHKHDALRWRDNRLTIDWDRVAEVTNALCGEIETLYREGIDRPKTAHWIAAYQLVSKYLTPHPASTWAKGPEALPLGTADGKALNKALCDAVLPDEFPLSMFYEALSKKLSGVIAATTGITGAGLQGAAA
- a CDS encoding SDR family NAD(P)-dependent oxidoreductase — encoded protein: MSALTGKVVAVAGASGPAGQAVMRRLAADGATVIGADIDPQRLDAALDSVRTAVPGAKVSGQVIDLLDPQEVHDWADHLEAEHGHVDGVFHLVGGWRGSKTFFDTRIDDWDFLHDTVVRTLQHTSLAFQPALVRSESGRYAIVSASSAHKPTAGGAAYAAAKAASEAWTLSMADSFKKETTSEDGEPTAAAAILVIKALVTPEMRTEKPEAKFAGFTDTADLADTLAGLWDRPAAELNGQHLWLTAR
- a CDS encoding peptidoglycan-binding domain-containing protein, with the protein product MTQIDVSHVVKAARVDPPAPQGAGVFPGDVKPVEQALAARGLLDPGFVDGSFGTLTLNAYSRLQQSFGFSGSDADGIPGAGSLARLGRESGLFSVVDGTTPQDDAQGHGIPLSDVVYDKVVDGSTSAAIREACDLMGLPVNG
- a CDS encoding threonine aldolase family protein; translated protein: MTSRTDAVRRHDPAVRGFASDNYAGVHPEILAAIALANDGHQVAYGEDQYTEHLQTVFRKHFGDKAEAYPVFNGTGANVVALQALLPRWGAVVAAESAHINVDECGAPEKIAGLKLLTVPTPDGKLTPELIDRQAWGWGDEHRAQPLAVSITQSTELGTLYTAEEIKAICDHAHEHGMLVHLDGSRIANAAASLGLPLRAFTTDAGVDVLSFGGTKNGLLLGEAVVVLNPERVRDLKYLRKMSMQLASKMRFVSVQFEALLAGDLWLRNAAHSNAMAKRLADAVENIDGVTIVRPVQANAVFALLPREVSERLQKRYRFYFWNEHTGEVRWMAAFDTTEADIDAFAAAIAEEMGRV